The sequence TTGGAATTGCCTGAAGTGATTGATCCTTGAGCGAGAGCGTAAATATTCCCATCTACCGCATTTAAAGGGGTCATCACTAAAGTCCCCCCCTGAATGGATTTCGCATCGCCGATAGAAGAAATGTGAATATCAATTTTATCGCCCTGTCTTGCAAAGGGGGGTAAGGAGGCCGTAATCATCACTGCAGCGACATTTTTAGATTTAATATCATCAGCAGAAATTTTGACATTCACGCTCTCTAGCATGTTAGAAATGGATTGCATGGTGAATTTTGAGCCGGATTTATCCCCCGTGCCATTTAAGCCAATCACAAGCCCATAACCAATCAGCTGGTTATCCCTTACACCCACCACGCTCGCTATATCGCCTATTTTTTCGGCTAAAAGCTTGTGAAAGGCTAATACAAAAATAAGCCACAAAAACACCTGTTTCAATAAAACCCTTTCTTAAATTTCACTAAAACTATTTTAGCATAAGCTTTTTATAAAAACTTTAATCCTAATTGCGTGCATTTTTATGCTATACTCAAAAATCTTATAAACTAAAGATTATAAGCTTTTATTAGCTTTTTAAGTTTCAAATTAATTTAATATTAAGGTCAATCCCCCATGGAATTTGTTCATGATGATTCACAACTCCCCATAGAAATTGATGACGACGCTTACCGTAAGCCTAGTTTCAATGATTTAGGCTTAAAAGAATCGGTTTTAAAATCCGTTTATGAAGCCGGCTTCACTTCCCCAAGCCCCATTCAAGAAAAGGCCATTCCTGCCGTTTTACAAGGTAGAGATGTTATCGCACAAGCCCAAACAGGCACAGGAAAAACCGCCGCTTTCGCTCTGCCTATCATCAATAATCTTAAAAACAACCACACCATAGAAGCCTTAGTGATCACGCCCACTAGAGAATTGGCTATGCAAATTAGCGATGAGATCTTCAAATTAGGCAAACACACCAAGACTAAAACCGTGTGCGTGTATGGAGGGCAGAGCGTTAAAAAACAATGCGAATTTATTAAGAAAAACCCCCAAGTGATGATCGCCACGCCAGGAAGATTATTGGATCATTTAAAAAACGATCGCATCCATAAATTTGTGCCTAAAGTGGTCGTTCTAGATGAAAGCGATGAAATGCTAGATATGGGGTTTTTAGATGATATTGAAGAGATTTTTGACTATCTCCCTAGTGAAGCACAGATCTTGCTTTTTTCAGCCACGATGCCAGAGCCGATTAAAAAACTAGCGGATAAGATTTTAGAAAACCCCATTAAAATCCATATCGCCCCTTCTAATATCACAAACACTGATATTACCCAACGCTTTTATGTGATCAACGAGCATGAAAGATCTGAAGCGATCATGCACCTTTTAGACACCCAAGCACCAGAAAAAAGCATTGTTTTCACGCGCACCAAAAAAGAGGCCGATGAATTGCACCAATTCCTTATTTCCAAAAATTACAAAAGCACCGCCTTGCATGGGGATATGGATCAAAGGGATCGGCGTGCTTCTATCATGGCGTTTAAAAAAAATGACGCTGATGTGTTGGTGGCTACGGATGTGGCGAGCCGTGGGCTAGACATTAGCGGTGTAAGCCATGTGTTCAATTACCACTTACCCCTAAACACTGAGAGTTATATCCATCGCATTGGAAGAACTGGGCGAGCGGGCAAAAAAGGCATGGCGATCACTTTAGTTACGCCTTTAGAATACAAAGAGCTTTTACGCATGCAAAAAGAAATTGATTCAGAAATTGAGCTTTTTGAAATCCCCACCATTAACGAAAATCAGATCATCAAAACCTTACATGGTGCTAAAGTGTCTGAAGGGGTTATTAGCCTTTATGAACAGCTTACCGAAATTTTTGAACCCTCTCAACTGATCTTAAAACTTTTGAGTTTGCAGTTTGAAACCAACAAAATTGGCTTAAACCAACAAGAGATTGATGCGATTCAAAACCCTAAAGAAAGAGTGCCAAAACCCCCACATAAAAAAACGCACAAAACTGAGCAAGCACACTCTTTCAAAAAGAGTCGCCACAGAGACAAATACCCTAAAACGAATCGTTATTCTAAAAAACCCAAACGCCATTAAATTTAAAAAAGGAAACTCATGCCCATTGATTTGAACGAGCATTTAAAAAAGAAAAATTCTCAAAGACCCCCAAACAACCCCACGCCTGATGGATCTAATAATGGAGGGCGTTTCACTCCGCCGTCTAATTCCTTTGGCTCTAAAAAAATATCGGTTTTGATTGTCCTTGTCCTTTTGGGCGTTATCGCTTTTTTAGCCAAGCCTTTTGAAGTGATTAGCTCAGGAGAAATTGGCATTAAAATCACCGCTGGGAAATACGAACCCACCCCCTTGCAGCCGGGAATCCACTTTTTTGTGCCTATCATTCAAGACATTCTCATTGTAGATACAAGAATTAGGAATATCAATTTCTCACGCACCGAAGACATGGGCGTGGCCGGTAAAAATCAAGGGATTTTTAGAAACGACGCTATTAATGTGATGGATAGTAGGGGTTTGACCGTTTCTATTGAACTCACCGTGCAATACCGCCTAAATCCTCAAACCACCCCCCAAACGATCGCCACTTATGGCTTGTCTTGGGAGCAAAAAATCATCAATCCTGTGGTGCGCGATGTGGTACGCTCTGTCGTGGGGCGCTATCCGGCTGAAGATTTACCTATTAAGCGCAACGAGATCGCCGCTCTTATCAATAGTGGTATCAATAAAGAAGTCTCCAAACTCCCTAACGCCCCTGTGGAATTAAGCTCTATCCAATTGAGAGAAATCGTTTTGCCCACTAAAATTAAAGAGCAAATTGAAAAAGTCCAAATCGCGCGCCAAGAATCAGAGAGGGTGAAATACGAGGTGGAACGCTCCAAGCAAGAAGCCCAAAAACAAGCCGCTTTAGCTAAAGGGGAGGCGGACGCTAATAGGATTAAGGCTCAGGGTGTGGCAGATGCGATCGTGATTGAAGCTAAGGCAAAATCTCAAGCCAATTTAAGCATTTCACAGAGTTTGAGCGACAAGCTTTTGAGACTGCGCCAAATTGAAGTTCAAGGTCAGTTTAATGAAGCGTTAAAAACGAATAATAACGCCCAGATCATGCTCACTCCAGGTGGGGCTGTGCCTAATATTTGGATTGACACTAAAAGTAAGGTTAAATCTAGTATTGCTGAGACTAAAGAGCCTTAAAAACGCATGGTGTCTCTTGCCTTTGTCCAAGCTTTTTTGGAGTCTTTTAAGGGTTTTTTGAGCCAAGCGACTTTAATTAGCGTTTTAACAGCGAGCGTTTTGATCCTTTTTTGTGCAATTTTGCTCCTTTTGGCTTTGCTTTTAAAAAACCGCTTGGTCAGTTATATAGTGGCAGTAGCTTTTTTGGGTGCGTTTTTAAGCATGCCTTTTGTCTTACAATTTTTACTCACTCAAGCGATTTACCCCATAGAAACACGCATTTTACACGCTAACCCCCTAAATTATAGCAACGCCTTTTCTTTGCAAGTGGAAGTCAAAAACAATTCCAAATTCAGTTTAAACAAATGCTTTTTACGCTTAGAAGTTCTTAAAAACCCTCATAATTTTGTTGAAGAGCGGGCTTTTAAATTGTTTGTCAAAAAAAGCTATACCAAAACTTTTAAAGAAAAGATCTTGCCTAAAGAATCCAAGGTGTTTTCATTTTTTATTGACAACTACCCTTATTTAAAAACAGCCCCTTATCAAGTTTCTTTGTTTTGTTTGTAGAAATTGAAAAATCTAATCAATGCGGTCTTTGTGGGTTAGGAGAATTAAAATACCCCCTTATGAGTTTTGTTTATAAACAAAGTAGTCAAAAACCCATTTTAAAAACTAAAATAAGGTTTTGAGCGTAGCGTTTCATTGAAACAAAACCCTAAAGCCTAGATTCTAACAAACGCTTGGTATAATCGTGTTTGGGGTTTTCAAACACTTCTTTAATGGTGCTTGTTTCTACGACTTTCCCCTCACTTATCACTAGCGCTTTATCGCAAAAAGTTTTGATCACATCCAAATCGTGGCTAATAAACAAATCGCTCAAGTCTTGTTTTTCTTGCAAATTCAACAATAATTCCAGCACGCTTTTTTGAATGCTTTTATCCAAAGAGGAAGTGGGCTCATCTAAAAGAATGATTTTAGGTTTTAAAGCAATCGCTCTAGCGATCGCCACTCTTTGGCACTCCCCACCACTCAATTCATAAGCGTAAAAATTGATCAGTTTTGGGTTTAAGTGCACTTATTCTAAACGAAGTTTGGCTAAATTATGCCATTCTTCTTTGGAAGCTTTAGGGTAAGCAAAGCACAAAGCCTCAGTTAAAATGCTTTGGATGCTTAAGCGAGGGTTTAATGAAGCGTAAGGGTCTTGAAATACCATTTGCAAGATCCTGCGGTAGGGTTTGAACGCTTTGGAGTTTAAAGACCCCATGCTTTCGCCTAAAATCTTTTCTTCACCGCTGTTTAAAGCGAGCTTTAAAAGCCCTAGTGCCAAAGAGATTTTTCCGCTCTCGCTTCTACCGATGATACCGATATTTTCTTTAGCTTTGAGAGAAAAATCCACTGAAGCGATAAGGGGCTTTTTTAAAGAAGTCCTAAAAAAAGCGTTTTTGCAAATAATAAACGCTAAAATCCTTCACCTCTAAAAGCGTCTCATCTAACGCCTTTAATTTTTTAGCAGGCAAGTTTGAGGCTTGGAGCGGGAGTTTTGGATATTCGTGCTTGGGGTTACTGAAAAGCTCTTAGTCAGATTAGTTTCTACGAGTTCGCCTTTTTTCAACACATAAACCCTATCGGCTAAGCGTTTGACCGCACTCAAATCATGGTTAATGAATAAAAGGGCGATGTTTTTCTCCATGCTTAATTGCTTGAGCAAGTCTAAAATCTGGTTTTGGATTTGTGCATCTAGGGCGGTGGTAGGTTCATCGCAAATGAGCAGTTTGGGTGCGTTAATAATGCCCATAGCGATACACACCCTTTGGCGTTGGTCTCCGCCAGCTGGACTTGTTTCATGGCGTTTAAAACTTCTTGTTTTAAAAGCGTTTTTGCGGTGCAAAAATAAGCTTCACTCATTTGCTTGCCGATTTTATGCAAAGGATTTAGGCTAGATAGGGGGTCTTGAGCGATATAAACGATCGCATTGCCCCTTAAATCTTGCATAAACGCTTCGCTTCCTTGTAAAAGGTTGGTTTTTTCAAACAACACTTCGCCAATGAACACCAAAACAGAAAGCAACAAGCTAATCGCCACAAACGCAACGATGGCTAAATGAGGCGTGGTGAGGTGGTGAGGTTGTTTTTGCCTTGATTGACTAATTCGCCCAAACTCGCGCTCACTATAGGCATGCCAAAACCCAAGAAATCTAAAGACACTAAAGTGGAAATACTAGCCGCCATTAAAAACGGCACATAAGTGATCGTCGCCACTAAAGCGTTGGGTAAGACATGGAAAAAATGATTTTTAAATCATTCACCCCAAGCACTCTAGCGGCTTTGGTGGAGTTCATATTCCTTGCTTTTAAAAACTCCGTGCACACGACTTGAGAAAGCCCCATCCAGCTAAAAAGCAAGACTAAAAATAAAATGATCCAAAAATTAGAATTGAACGCACTAGAAATCACAATGAGTAAAAAAGCATATGGATCGTGCTCCAAATCTCGCTCAACCTTTGCCCCAATAAACCCACTAACCCTCCATAATACCCTTGAAACGCCCCCAAACTCACGCCGATGATAATGCTAAAAAGCGTGAGTAAAATCCCAAACACTAAAGAAACACGATAGCCATAAACTAGCCTTGCTAACACATCTCTAGCCTGATCGTCTGTGCCTAAAAGGTGTTTGAAGCTTGGGGGTTTGGGGTAGGCGAGTCTAAATCCATAATGATCGCATCATAGCTATAAGGGATGAGTGCATGGATAATGAAAGCGTCTTTTAAAAGTGTGTTTTTCACATAAGCATCGTTATAATCCGTAGGGGTGAAAAAATTGCCTCCAAACTCCACTACCGCATAGTCTTTAAACATGGGGAAATACGCCTTATTATCCTTATAGATAAATAAGGGGTACTCACTCACCCACAAGGGGACTCAAAGAGAAAGCACTAACAAAGCGATAAAAAGATAGAGCGAAAAAACCGCTCGCTTATTCTTTTTAAAACTAAGAATACGCATTTTAAACAAACTATTTACGCTCAAACTCCCTAAAACAATTTTTAAGATTATAATCAATTATTAAGTAATACTAGCAAAAAACACTCAAAGCGCTTTTTAAGATGGATAGCAAAAAGAGATTGTGTAACAAGCGATAATTTTAAAAGAGCAATTTTGAGAGAATAATGGTGGAGTGTAGGGGGTTCGAACCCCTGACCTCAACGCTGCCAGCGTTGCACTCTCCCAACTGAGCTAACACCCCACTTAAAAAGCGAGAATAAAAAAGCAGACAAGATTTAAGAGAAAGACGATTATAGCATTTTGTGTAAAAAATGTCAATTTCATGCTTTTTTGAAACGCTTGCTTAAGAGCAAACTAAGAATGATTATTTTACAATTTAAAAGATTTTTGTATTGCATTGAGTTAAAATCGTCCATTAACTACAAGTAAAAGGATCTTTTTGAAAAACCACTCCTTTAAGAAAATGATCACCCTTTCTTTATTATTGGCGAGCATGTGTTTGTGTAACGCTGAAGAAGATGGGGTGTTTTTTGTCATTGATTACCAGACGAGTTTGGCCAGACAGGAATTGAAAAATCCAGGCTATATCCAAGCGCAAAATTTAAAACAATCGCTAAAAGATGGGGCTTTGAGATTGCAAACCGCTGCCGTTCCTTTAGCTTTCTACTTGGACATGCTAGCGAATAAGGCTAAAACTCTTGTTGCAGGTGCAAACGGCACGATGCAAGCAGGGCGGTCGCAAAGTGCACAAACTGAAACAAATCCAGCCCTAGAACAATTGGCAGCATCCATAGGCATTTTAGGGGGATTATTAAATTTGTCTCAACAATATGCCGATCAAAATATCGTTAAACCTTTAGCGATAGATGTAGGGGGTCAAGAGGTCAATATCACAGACGGCATGCTTTTAGCGGCTAAAAGCGTTGTTTTTGCGTTAGGGCAGGTGGGTTTGAAGCAAAACACTAACAACAATCTATACCAAAATTTGATGGAAACCATGCTCTTAGGCACGAATGGGACAAATGGCGAATACAACGGTGTGAGCGTGGGCGATATTGCTACAGGTATGCAAAAATTCACTTCGCAAGCGAGCTTGATAGGAGCGGATTCTACCATCAGCCAGCTTGACGCTTTAGTGAATAACGGCGTTTCTTTAGCCAAAGATACTTTAGGGTTAGGGGATTTTGTTGAACAAAATATTTGTAACAATAATGTATCATCGTGCTTGACCAATTCAAATTACCAGCAAGGGCTAGAGCGATCAAAAGCTTTGGTTAGGTATAATTTAGCCCAGTTTGAAAATGCGTCTAAATCCCTTTATAAAATTTCTTATATCCCTAATCTTTCTTCCACTAAAGATTATCGATCAGCGAGCATGAACGGCTTTGGAGCCAAAATTGGCTATAAGCAATTTTTCACTGAAAAGAAAAATATTGGCTTAAGGTATTATGGGTTTGTGGATTATGGCTATGCGAGTTTTGGCGATACGAGTTTAAAGGTGGGAACCAATTTGGTGACTTATGGGGTAGGGACGGACTTTTTATACAATTTCTTTGAACGCTCTAGAAGAAGAGAAAAAACCTCAATCGGTCTTTTTGTGGGTGCACAAATCGCTGGGCAAACTTGGGATTCTAATGTGGTGCACTTGTTGGATGGGGCAAAGCCTAAAATCAATTCCACTTCGTTTCAGTTTTTATTCGATCTAGGCGTGCGCACCAACTTTGCAAAAAGGAAGATTCGTAAGAAAAGGGTCGATCAGGGGTTGGAATTTGGGGTGAAAATCCCTGTCATCGCCCATCAGTATTTTAAGGCTCAAGGCTCAAGCGCGAGCTATATGCGTAATTTTAGCTTCTATGTGGGCTATGCAGTGGGTTTTTAAGGAGGGCTCTTGATGAAAAAAGCGAATACAAAAGAGATAGAGAATACAAGAATGAAAAAGGGTCAATACCAAACACTCAAAAAAGGGCTTTTAAAAACCGCTCTGCTTTTTAGCCTTCCTTTAAGCGTGGTGTTAGCTGAATACGATGGCTTTTATATGGGGATAGGCTATCAAATCGGTGCTGCACAACAGAGCGTCAATAATGAGGGCAGCACCTTAAGGAACAATGTTATCAATGACTTCCGTCAAGTGGGCGTGGACATTGCAGGGGGTAATGGGCTTTTAAGGGTAGCGTCTAACACGATGATGAACGCTCTTTTAGGGTTAGGCGATCAAATCATCAGCGATGATAATGCGGGTAACACTAGCAACACGCAACTAACCAAATTCAAGCAATTGCTCCCTCAAATCAAGCAACGCTATGAAGCGGATAAAAACGCTTATACCATTCAAGCCTTGCAATCATATTTGAACGATTTGCTCTATAACCTAGTAACGAGTAATACTAGTGGTAATAATAACAGCAAAATCGGTGCAGTCTATGCAAAAACGATAACAACTCTCCATGAAGCTCAAAGCAACTTCAACCTTTTAGCCACAGCGAGCGTGGGGCTTTTGAACGCGCTCACGAGGGTGAGTATCAACAGCGATTCGGCGTTTTTAAATGGGCTTTTAGAACGGATGCAACTTTTTAACGCCACTTCTGCAGAAGAGTTGGGCACGATTGCAACGAGTTTGAATAAGAGCGGTGCTACAGGAGTTGCACTCCAAACGGATGTGCAAGCTATCATGAATCAGATCCGAGCTTATCAAGGGAATTTGCAGCAGTTAAAAGACAGCTTGAATGGATACAATGAGCCTTATTTGCCTCAGTTTGGGTCAGGCAAAAGCTCTCAGCATGGGGTGAGTAATGGCATTGGCGTTCAAATGGGCTATAAGCAATTTTTTGGGGGTAAGAAAAATGTAGGCTTACGATACTACGCTTTCTTTGATTATGGCTTTACGCAATTAGGCAACCTTAATAGCACCATTAACGCCAATATCTTCACTTATGGTGTGGGCACGGACTTTTTATGGAATATCTTTAGGAGGGTTTTTAGCGATCAATCCTTGCATATTGGGGTGTTTGGGGGCATTCAATTAGCGGGCACCACTTGGGATAGCTCTTTAAAAAATCAAATCCAAAACTCGTTTCAAAAAAAACCCACTCCTACGAATTTCCAGTTTTTGTTTAATCTGGGCTTAAGGGCTCATTTTGCAAGCACCATGCACCGCCGGTTTTTGAGCGCGTCTCAAAGCGTTCAGCATGGGGTGGAATTTGGCGTGAAAATCCCAACGATCAATCAAAAGTATTTGAGGGCGAATGGGGCTGATGTGGATTATAGGCGTTTGTATGCGTTCTATATCAATTACACGATAGGTTTTTA comes from Helicobacter acinonychis and encodes:
- a CDS encoding outer membrane protein — encoded protein: MKNHSFKKMITLSLLLASMCLCNAEEDGVFFVIDYQTSLARQELKNPGYIQAQNLKQSLKDGALRLQTAAVPLAFYLDMLANKAKTLVAGANGTMQAGRSQSAQTETNPALEQLAASIGILGGLLNLSQQYADQNIVKPLAIDVGGQEVNITDGMLLAAKSVVFALGQVGLKQNTNNNLYQNLMETMLLGTNGTNGEYNGVSVGDIATGMQKFTSQASLIGADSTISQLDALVNNGVSLAKDTLGLGDFVEQNICNNNVSSCLTNSNYQQGLERSKALVRYNLAQFENASKSLYKISYIPNLSSTKDYRSASMNGFGAKIGYKQFFTEKKNIGLRYYGFVDYGYASFGDTSLKVGTNLVTYGVGTDFLYNFFERSRRREKTSIGLFVGAQIAGQTWDSNVVHLLDGAKPKINSTSFQFLFDLGVRTNFAKRKIRKKRVDQGLEFGVKIPVIAHQYFKAQGSSASYMRNFSFYVGYAVGF
- a CDS encoding DUF2393 family protein, with product MVSLAFVQAFLESFKGFLSQATLISVLTASVLILFCAILLLLALLLKNRLVSYIVAVAFLGAFLSMPFVLQFLLTQAIYPIETRILHANPLNYSNAFSLQVEVKNNSKFSLNKCFLRLEVLKNPHNFVEERAFKLFVKKSYTKTFKEKILPKESKVFSFFIDNYPYLKTAPYQVSLFCL
- a CDS encoding outer membrane protein, whose translation is MKKANTKEIENTRMKKGQYQTLKKGLLKTALLFSLPLSVVLAEYDGFYMGIGYQIGAAQQSVNNEGSTLRNNVINDFRQVGVDIAGGNGLLRVASNTMMNALLGLGDQIISDDNAGNTSNTQLTKFKQLLPQIKQRYEADKNAYTIQALQSYLNDLLYNLVTSNTSGNNNSKIGAVYAKTITTLHEAQSNFNLLATASVGLLNALTRVSINSDSAFLNGLLERMQLFNATSAEELGTIATSLNKSGATGVALQTDVQAIMNQIRAYQGNLQQLKDSLNGYNEPYLPQFGSGKSSQHGVSNGIGVQMGYKQFFGGKKNVGLRYYAFFDYGFTQLGNLNSTINANIFTYGVGTDFLWNIFRRVFSDQSLHIGVFGGIQLAGTTWDSSLKNQIQNSFQKKPTPTNFQFLFNLGLRAHFASTMHRRFLSASQSVQHGVEFGVKIPTINQKYLRANGADVDYRRLYAFYINYTIGF
- a CDS encoding DEAD/DEAH box helicase, which translates into the protein MEFVHDDSQLPIEIDDDAYRKPSFNDLGLKESVLKSVYEAGFTSPSPIQEKAIPAVLQGRDVIAQAQTGTGKTAAFALPIINNLKNNHTIEALVITPTRELAMQISDEIFKLGKHTKTKTVCVYGGQSVKKQCEFIKKNPQVMIATPGRLLDHLKNDRIHKFVPKVVVLDESDEMLDMGFLDDIEEIFDYLPSEAQILLFSATMPEPIKKLADKILENPIKIHIAPSNITNTDITQRFYVINEHERSEAIMHLLDTQAPEKSIVFTRTKKEADELHQFLISKNYKSTALHGDMDQRDRRASIMAFKKNDADVLVATDVASRGLDISGVSHVFNYHLPLNTESYIHRIGRTGRAGKKGMAITLVTPLEYKELLRMQKEIDSEIELFEIPTINENQIIKTLHGAKVSEGVISLYEQLTEIFEPSQLILKLLSLQFETNKIGLNQQEIDAIQNPKERVPKPPHKKTHKTEQAHSFKKSRHRDKYPKTNRYSKKPKRH
- a CDS encoding prohibitin family protein, with amino-acid sequence MPIDLNEHLKKKNSQRPPNNPTPDGSNNGGRFTPPSNSFGSKKISVLIVLVLLGVIAFLAKPFEVISSGEIGIKITAGKYEPTPLQPGIHFFVPIIQDILIVDTRIRNINFSRTEDMGVAGKNQGIFRNDAINVMDSRGLTVSIELTVQYRLNPQTTPQTIATYGLSWEQKIINPVVRDVVRSVVGRYPAEDLPIKRNEIAALINSGINKEVSKLPNAPVELSSIQLREIVLPTKIKEQIEKVQIARQESERVKYEVERSKQEAQKQAALAKGEADANRIKAQGVADAIVIEAKAKSQANLSISQSLSDKLLRLRQIEVQGQFNEALKTNNNAQIMLTPGGAVPNIWIDTKSKVKSSIAETKEP